One segment of Trichlorobacter ammonificans DNA contains the following:
- the nifS gene encoding cysteine desulfurase NifS, with amino-acid sequence MKEIYLDNNATTKVDEAVFEEMRPYFCELYGNPSSMHFFGGQVQGKVVEARKRVADLLGATPDEIIFTACGTESDNAAIRSALEVLPDRKHIITSRVEHPAVLTQCRNLRTKGYRVTEIGVDGAGRLDMDEYKRAIDDDTAIVSFMWANNETGVIFPVEEAAAIARANGALFHTDAVQAVGKIPINMAASQVDMLSLSGHKLHAPKGIGALYLRKGTPFRPLLVGGHQEKSRRAGTENAAAIIALGKACQLAGEYMIAENTTVRAQRDRLETALMNAIPNARVNGGGAERLPNTTSIAFEFVEGEAILLLLSELGICASSGSACTSGSLEPSHVLRAMGVPFTCAHGSIRYSLSRYTTDAEVDTVIKEMPPIIARLRQMSPFGREHLAA; translated from the coding sequence GTGAAAGAGATTTACCTGGACAACAACGCCACCACCAAGGTGGACGAGGCGGTTTTCGAGGAGATGCGCCCCTATTTCTGCGAACTGTACGGCAATCCCAGTTCCATGCATTTCTTTGGCGGCCAGGTACAGGGGAAGGTGGTGGAGGCCCGCAAACGGGTGGCTGATCTGCTGGGGGCGACGCCGGACGAGATCATCTTCACCGCCTGCGGTACCGAGAGCGACAATGCTGCCATCCGCTCCGCCCTGGAGGTGCTGCCGGACCGCAAGCATATCATCACCAGCCGGGTGGAGCACCCGGCGGTGCTGACCCAGTGCCGTAACCTGCGCACCAAGGGGTACCGGGTAACGGAAATCGGGGTGGACGGTGCCGGCCGTCTGGACATGGACGAGTACAAGCGGGCCATCGACGACGACACCGCCATTGTCTCCTTCATGTGGGCCAACAACGAAACCGGCGTGATCTTTCCGGTGGAGGAGGCTGCCGCCATCGCCAGGGCCAATGGAGCCCTGTTCCACACCGACGCGGTACAGGCAGTGGGTAAAATTCCGATCAATATGGCTGCCTCCCAGGTTGACATGCTGTCCCTGTCCGGTCACAAGCTGCACGCTCCCAAGGGGATCGGCGCCTTGTACCTGCGCAAGGGGACCCCGTTCCGGCCGCTCCTGGTGGGGGGGCATCAGGAGAAAAGCCGCCGGGCCGGCACCGAGAACGCCGCCGCCATCATCGCCCTGGGTAAAGCGTGCCAGTTGGCAGGCGAGTATATGATCGCCGAGAACACCACGGTACGCGCGCAACGTGATCGTCTGGAAACAGCCCTGATGAACGCCATTCCCAATGCCCGCGTCAACGGCGGGGGAGCTGAGCGTCTGCCCAATACCACCTCCATTGCCTTTGAATTTGTTGAAGGTGAGGCGATATTGCTGCTCCTGTCCGAACTGGGTATCTGCGCCTCTTCCGGCAGTGCCTGCACTTCCGGTTCGCTGGAACCTTCACACGTGCTGCGGGCCATGGGCGTACCGTTCACCTGTGCCCATGGGTCGATCCGTTACTCACTGTCCCGGTATACGACGGATGCCGAGGTGGATACGGTCATCAAGGAAATGCCGCCGATTATCGCCCGCCTGCGGCAGATGTCCCCTTTTGGACGGGAGCATCTTGCAGCTTAG
- the nifU gene encoding Fe-S cluster assembly protein NifU, with translation MWDYTPTVKDHFLNPRNVGEIQDADAVGEVGSLACGDALKLYLKLDENKDKIVDAKFQTFGCASAIASSSALTEMVKGKTLDEALAISNQDIAQFLGGLPEEKMHCSVMGQEALEVAIYKYRGLAVPEHDAEHDHGHAYPDYEGTLVCKCFGITDTFLKKVIETNKLTTAEQVTHFTKAGGACGGCIPKIKELIAEVLGQQTAQPQARTGKLSNLKKMQLVQEVLERDIRPMLLADGGDLELMDIEGDVVQIAFRKACAGCASSGNTARFVEMKLRELVHDDLRVQEVPA, from the coding sequence ATGTGGGACTATACACCAACCGTGAAAGATCACTTCCTGAACCCCAGGAACGTGGGTGAGATACAGGACGCCGATGCTGTGGGGGAAGTGGGCAGCCTGGCCTGCGGCGACGCCCTGAAGCTGTACCTGAAGCTTGACGAGAACAAGGACAAGATCGTTGACGCCAAATTCCAGACCTTTGGCTGCGCCAGCGCCATTGCCTCCTCCTCCGCCCTGACCGAGATGGTCAAGGGGAAGACCCTGGACGAGGCCCTGGCTATCAGCAACCAGGATATCGCCCAGTTCCTGGGGGGGCTGCCGGAGGAGAAGATGCACTGCTCCGTGATGGGGCAGGAGGCGCTGGAGGTGGCTATCTACAAGTATCGCGGCCTGGCGGTGCCGGAGCACGATGCCGAGCATGACCACGGCCATGCCTACCCCGACTATGAAGGAACCCTGGTCTGCAAATGTTTCGGCATCACCGACACCTTCCTGAAGAAGGTGATCGAGACCAACAAGCTGACCACGGCCGAGCAGGTGACCCACTTCACCAAGGCCGGCGGTGCCTGCGGCGGCTGCATCCCCAAAATCAAGGAACTGATCGCCGAGGTGCTGGGTCAGCAGACCGCCCAGCCGCAGGCCCGGACCGGCAAGCTTTCCAACCTGAAGAAGATGCAACTGGTACAGGAGGTGCTGGAGCGGGATATCCGTCCCATGCTGCTGGCCGACGGCGGTGACCTGGAGCTGATGGATATCGAGGGAGATGTGGTGCAGATCGCTTTCCGCAAGGCCTGCGCCGGCTGCGCCTCGTCCGGCAACACCGCCCGCTTCGTGGAGATGAAGCTGCGGGAGCTGGTCCACGACGACCTGCGGGTGCAGGAGGTGCCGGCGTGA